The following proteins come from a genomic window of Brevibacillus antibioticus:
- a CDS encoding Rne/Rng family ribonuclease produces MKQVAISAQGGSIRIAFMENGKLEEWRTQDAEAQASVGDIYQGRIADVKPSIQSAFVDIGTGQNAYLYVDDTVGVESGGAAKPSIAERVQVGQKILVQVSKEAMEMKAPKITMRISLQGRYLVYLPTEEGISLSRKISDDTKRKRLQQVISSTVEQGEGCILRTEAAEAEEQTLISELTYLRNRWRDMLRTAEGLRSTGRIFQDAELIEVALRDGLAMGMDELLVEGATTYQQVKAALAAVAPEVQEKLRWYQGKQPLFDFLGVEVELIRARDRQVPLKSGGSLVIDRTEAMTVIDVNTGSFTGRGGQQREQAVTATNLEAVAEIARQLRLRDIGGIVIIDFIDMKEEVNKERVISRLKQELAKDPVPSTVLGMTSLGLVEMTRKRVRASLMERLTEPCEACKGRGRVWRVDELFQHLYTEVTALAKSQDAEVVLVDMPPRLLDMIEEWEKAGAITWPLHVYKRLVPSMSPDEFRIGYVGNRAEAERLQSK; encoded by the coding sequence GTGAAGCAAGTAGCGATCAGTGCACAAGGTGGCAGCATCCGCATCGCATTTATGGAAAATGGAAAATTGGAGGAATGGCGTACACAGGATGCGGAGGCACAAGCAAGCGTTGGTGACATTTATCAAGGACGGATCGCAGATGTGAAGCCTAGCATCCAATCCGCCTTTGTTGATATTGGTACAGGCCAAAATGCTTATTTGTACGTAGATGACACGGTCGGTGTGGAGTCGGGTGGAGCAGCGAAACCAAGTATTGCGGAACGTGTTCAAGTAGGGCAAAAGATATTGGTTCAAGTGAGTAAAGAGGCGATGGAAATGAAGGCGCCAAAAATCACGATGCGAATCAGCTTGCAGGGGCGTTACCTGGTGTACCTTCCGACTGAAGAGGGCATTTCGCTTTCGCGTAAAATATCGGATGATACCAAACGAAAAAGACTGCAACAGGTGATCTCTTCGACAGTGGAGCAAGGGGAAGGCTGTATTCTGCGCACGGAAGCAGCAGAAGCAGAAGAGCAGACACTCATTAGTGAACTGACCTATTTGCGCAATCGCTGGCGGGACATGCTGCGAACAGCGGAGGGACTGCGCTCGACCGGGCGGATTTTTCAGGATGCAGAGTTGATCGAGGTGGCACTCCGAGATGGCTTGGCGATGGGAATGGATGAGTTGTTGGTAGAAGGTGCGACGACTTATCAGCAGGTAAAAGCGGCGTTGGCAGCTGTTGCTCCAGAAGTACAAGAGAAGCTTCGCTGGTATCAGGGGAAACAGCCGCTCTTTGACTTCTTGGGTGTCGAGGTGGAGTTGATTCGTGCTCGTGATCGACAAGTGCCGCTCAAGAGTGGAGGATCCTTGGTCATCGACAGGACTGAAGCGATGACGGTCATCGATGTAAATACCGGTTCGTTCACAGGTAGGGGAGGGCAACAGCGGGAACAGGCAGTGACAGCGACCAATCTGGAGGCGGTAGCTGAAATTGCCCGGCAACTTCGGTTGCGAGACATCGGTGGCATCGTGATCATTGATTTCATCGACATGAAAGAAGAGGTCAATAAGGAGCGAGTGATCTCGCGATTGAAACAAGAGCTGGCGAAGGACCCTGTGCCTTCGACTGTTCTCGGGATGACTTCGCTTGGATTAGTCGAGATGACGCGAAAAAGAGTGCGTGCGAGCCTGATGGAGCGGTTGACGGAACCGTGTGAGGCATGCAAGGGCCGAGGGAGAGTTTGGCGAGTAGACGAGCTGTTCCAGCACTTGTACACCGAAGTCACCGCTTTGGCAAAGAGCCAAGATGCAGAGGTTGTTCTCGTGGACATGCCGCCAAGATTGTTGGACATGATAGAGGAGTGGGAAAAAGCAGGAGCTATTACATGGCCTCTCCATGTCTATAAGCGGCTTGTCCCGTCTATGAGCCCAGACGAGTTTCGAATTGGATACGTCGGAAATCGGGCAGAGGCGGAGCGTTTACAATCGAAATAA
- a CDS encoding M50 family metallopeptidase, producing the protein MNKGGWLDIRFRIHLLFWAVIGLSVVTGHFLEVITLFVIVLIHELGHVAMARELGWTVKEVLLLPFGGVATMEDSYATDPMDEIVVALAGPFLNMVMMAASYLFWFMGIWTEEWARFFLVSNLTIALFNLVPIWPLDGGRILLAVLCWFMSYRQATRISMTGSTLFAGIMVGMSSLELKYNLAVIGIYLLTLNIQAFLRFPYQFFRFLVEKYERTQEEAAVQAIRVHPEETVLAVSHRLRRGCSHLFYVQGAGLLAEEQLLYALLFEQKHDAAVGKLL; encoded by the coding sequence TTGAATAAGGGAGGGTGGCTCGACATTCGGTTTCGCATTCACCTGCTATTTTGGGCGGTGATTGGCTTGTCTGTGGTGACAGGCCATTTTTTGGAGGTCATTACCTTGTTTGTCATCGTGCTGATCCATGAACTGGGGCATGTAGCGATGGCGCGTGAGCTCGGATGGACTGTAAAAGAGGTGCTGCTTCTGCCTTTTGGTGGAGTAGCGACGATGGAAGACTCGTACGCCACGGACCCAATGGATGAGATTGTCGTGGCACTCGCAGGGCCCTTCCTAAATATGGTGATGATGGCTGCTTCGTACTTGTTTTGGTTTATGGGGATATGGACGGAAGAGTGGGCTCGCTTTTTCTTGGTAAGCAATTTGACGATTGCGCTGTTTAACCTGGTGCCAATCTGGCCCTTGGATGGCGGGAGAATCTTGTTGGCGGTTCTATGCTGGTTTATGTCGTATAGGCAGGCGACGAGGATATCGATGACCGGGAGTACGTTGTTTGCGGGGATCATGGTGGGGATGTCCAGCTTGGAGTTGAAGTACAACTTAGCAGTGATCGGAATTTATTTATTGACGTTGAACATTCAGGCATTTTTGCGGTTCCCTTATCAATTTTTTCGCTTCCTGGTGGAAAAATACGAACGGACGCAAGAAGAAGCTGCCGTTCAAGCGATTCGCGTGCATCCCGAGGAAACGGTACTGGCTGTCTCGCACAGGCTGCGGCGGGGATGCTCCCATCTTTTTTATGTGCAAGGGGCGGGTCTCTTGGCAGAGGAACAGCTTTTGTATGCCCTTTTGTTTGAGCAAAAGCACGACGCCGCAGTGGGCAAGCTCCTTTAG